One Pseudomonas fluorescens genomic region harbors:
- a CDS encoding glycosyltransferase family 2 protein, whose protein sequence is MLNEPVPPLTVCVVIPLYNAAASIVQTLDSVCGQTRLPDKVIVVDDGSSDAGAQIVKDYPAPFPLLLLQQANQGPATARNRGIFSAEETFIAFLDADDRWHPQKLEKQLALFADLTRQGRKVGLIDCYQMSEFDDGKRQLEDRRKHGDHFADFIRENMINGTSGVLALRETILAIGGFEQSLRFAEDRLLWTRIAELAEIHTVPQILHWRAVSSGNITAQPHKYYPHKIRFIELYLSRYGARLSKQQRIHFVLANHAEFLNAFSRRGDHTRVIQVFRQMLAHSWQTLLFFHGKPTLRYLYARLKTLRRHA, encoded by the coding sequence ATGCTGAACGAACCGGTGCCGCCCCTCACGGTGTGCGTGGTGATTCCGTTGTACAACGCTGCGGCGAGCATCGTGCAAACGCTGGATTCGGTGTGCGGGCAAACCCGCCTGCCGGACAAGGTGATCGTCGTCGACGACGGATCCAGCGACGCCGGTGCGCAAATCGTCAAAGACTACCCGGCGCCCTTCCCTTTGCTGTTGTTGCAGCAGGCCAATCAGGGCCCGGCCACGGCGCGCAATCGAGGCATTTTCAGTGCCGAAGAAACCTTTATCGCCTTCCTCGACGCCGACGACCGCTGGCACCCGCAAAAGCTCGAAAAGCAGCTTGCGCTGTTCGCCGATCTGACCCGGCAAGGGCGCAAGGTCGGCCTGATCGATTGTTACCAGATGAGCGAGTTCGATGACGGCAAACGCCAGCTCGAAGATCGTCGCAAGCACGGTGATCATTTTGCCGATTTCATCCGTGAAAACATGATCAACGGCACCTCGGGCGTACTGGCGCTGCGCGAGACGATCCTGGCCATCGGCGGTTTCGAGCAGAGCCTGCGCTTTGCCGAGGATCGTTTGCTGTGGACCCGCATCGCCGAGCTGGCGGAGATCCACACCGTGCCGCAGATTCTGCATTGGCGCGCGGTCAGCAGTGGCAACATCACCGCGCAACCGCACAAGTATTACCCGCACAAAATCCGTTTCATCGAGCTGTATCTGAGCCGCTACGGCGCGCGGCTAAGCAAGCAACAACGCATCCATTTCGTCCTCGCCAACCATGCCGAATTCCTTAACGCGTTTTCCCGTCGCGGCGACCACACGCGGGTCATCCAGGTGTTTCGGCAGATGCTTGCGCACTCGTGGCAAACGCTGCTGTTTTTCCATGGCAAGCCGACCCTGCGCTACCTCTACGCCCGCTTGAAAACGTTGCGCAGGCACGCCTGA
- a CDS encoding cupin domain-containing protein, whose translation MQRTLLIATATGLLTLVGLVHAAQPPSMNWQQGLSRTDLVHQDLGAADREVLQARVDFAPGVTSPKHSHPGVEIAYVISGTFEYQLEGRAPVTLKAGDSLFIPAGVAHVARNVGSEKGSELATYIVEKQRPLLQLQQ comes from the coding sequence ATGCAACGTACTCTTTTAATCGCCACCGCCACCGGACTGCTTACACTCGTCGGCTTGGTTCACGCCGCGCAACCGCCGTCCATGAACTGGCAACAAGGGCTCAGCCGCACGGATCTGGTCCATCAGGATCTCGGCGCGGCTGACCGCGAAGTGCTGCAAGCCCGTGTCGATTTCGCCCCGGGGGTGACCTCGCCAAAACACTCTCACCCAGGCGTAGAGATCGCCTATGTCATCAGCGGCACGTTCGAATATCAACTGGAAGGCCGGGCGCCGGTGACGCTGAAAGCCGGGGATTCGCTGTTCATCCCGGCCGGCGTGGCTCATGTCGCGAGGAATGTCGGCAGCGAAAAGGGTTCGGAACTGGCGACCTATATCGTCGAAAAGCAGCGACCATTGCTGCAGTTGCAGCAGTAA
- a CDS encoding oligosaccharide flippase family protein: MANHRLMTLIWIFTEKFGLIFLSMITFVVYAHLLTPTELGVGTVIIAIVEVVGILFSSMLEDPLVRLQRMEDKHVSSVFWFAVLVSLASIALISLGVMLYTTSAELRWMTAVASVKILFTLMARVYVAQMRRSGNFKLLASRTLLGKVAGGLGGVAVALLGLGPWAVIAQALIMDCISAVVLMRNDPRRIPLHIDRQVLGEVLRAGTPVAINVMSSQTLQRGVNVILGLTAGAHAVGMFNLAMRIIDLPRSAIYNGLMSYALPVFARRSAEPARLIGVIGDSTAISGFVLTPLFFGIALTANDIILLIFGAKWADAIPMLQVLACTAALGNLALYATTALVAVNRTHLTLKAEVGTTLLALSLVYLFGAQLGGMAAAWALLLRMVLMTPLQIRGLHAAIGYHWRTCLQSGYRSMVASWVMVMAVIWTSAHSGLSGYLHLLCDIAVGTVTYGLVYSLLHPRWPHEFKLVFTAR, encoded by the coding sequence ATGGCCAACCATCGACTGATGACGCTGATATGGATTTTCACCGAGAAATTCGGGCTGATTTTCCTTTCGATGATTACCTTCGTGGTCTACGCACATCTGTTGACGCCAACCGAACTGGGCGTCGGCACGGTGATCATTGCCATCGTCGAAGTGGTCGGCATTCTGTTTTCATCGATGCTGGAAGATCCGCTGGTTCGCCTGCAGCGCATGGAAGACAAACATGTCAGCAGCGTGTTCTGGTTCGCGGTGCTGGTCAGTCTCGCGTCGATTGCGCTGATCTCGCTGGGCGTCATGCTGTACACGACGTCTGCCGAGCTGCGCTGGATGACCGCCGTGGCGTCGGTGAAGATTCTGTTCACCCTGATGGCTCGGGTCTACGTCGCGCAAATGCGCCGCAGCGGCAACTTCAAATTGCTCGCCTCGCGCACGTTGCTCGGCAAAGTCGCCGGTGGCCTGGGCGGCGTAGCGGTCGCACTGCTGGGCCTGGGGCCGTGGGCCGTGATTGCCCAGGCGTTGATCATGGATTGTATTTCGGCCGTGGTATTGATGCGCAACGACCCGCGCCGCATCCCTCTGCACATCGACCGCCAAGTGCTCGGCGAAGTGCTGCGCGCGGGCACGCCGGTGGCGATCAATGTCATGAGTTCGCAAACCCTGCAACGCGGGGTCAACGTGATTCTCGGCCTCACCGCTGGCGCCCACGCGGTGGGCATGTTCAACCTGGCGATGCGCATCATCGACCTGCCGCGCTCGGCGATCTACAACGGCTTGATGAGTTACGCGCTGCCGGTGTTCGCCCGGCGCAGCGCCGAACCCGCGCGACTGATCGGCGTGATCGGCGACTCGACCGCCATCAGCGGCTTTGTCCTCACCCCGCTGTTTTTCGGGATTGCCCTGACCGCCAACGACATCATCCTGCTGATCTTCGGCGCCAAGTGGGCCGATGCAATCCCGATGCTGCAAGTGCTGGCGTGCACCGCTGCGCTGGGCAATCTGGCGCTATACGCGACGACTGCGCTGGTGGCGGTGAACCGCACGCACCTGACCCTCAAGGCCGAAGTCGGCACCACGCTGCTGGCGCTGTCGCTGGTCTATCTGTTCGGTGCTCAGCTCGGTGGCATGGCGGCGGCGTGGGCGCTGCTGCTGCGCATGGTGCTGATGACGCCCTTGCAGATTCGCGGCTTGCACGCGGCGATCGGTTATCACTGGCGCACCTGCTTGCAGTCCGGTTACCGCAGCATGGTCGCCTCCTGGGTGATGGTCATGGCCGTGATCTGGACGTCCGCGCATTCGGGCTTGTCCGGGTATCTGCATCTGCTCTGTGACATCGCCGTCGGCACCGTGACCTATGGCCTCGTCTACAGCCTGTTGCACCCGCGCTGGCCGCACGAATTCAAGTTGGTGTTCACCGCCCGCTGA
- a CDS encoding O-antigen ligase family protein translates to MNRLQVRYSTLGDAFILFGVLFYTQVIGFFLRLGNVSVLDDAQQDLEGNVANQVCGMLTLLVPLFFFVRHKVFLSKSFYQQNFFLLLFLACVAASIGWSSEPMLSFKRFIALLSVVFFGGFIAYRYSLERIALLFGCVIGAAALVGLIFALIRPDIAFISGGIRDGAFRGIFAEKNAGARLNAIAILLLLPMIRQRNPLAMLYGLFALIAIGLAQSATAIALVVAGAVSYGYFLLLIRLRINRSMATLCAATIVFFLLCLMLYANYALLLELVGRDPSLTDRTLIWDLLQPLIDDRFIKGYGFGAFWASAEADAFINRWGYIGNAHSGYVETLLNGGLIQLVALLLLFAQALSKRYRALTTADQSARYQACALVIIGLFVVTNYVAYVIPNYRSGEFLLFCVLSLTFRHHRLERTAVRRPGVESRPLRNAFQEQRPC, encoded by the coding sequence GGACCTGGAAGGCAACGTCGCCAATCAGGTGTGCGGGATGTTGACTCTGCTGGTGCCGCTGTTTTTCTTTGTGCGCCACAAAGTCTTCCTGAGCAAAAGCTTCTACCAACAGAATTTCTTCCTGCTGCTGTTCCTTGCTTGCGTCGCGGCGTCGATTGGTTGGTCGAGCGAGCCGATGCTGAGCTTCAAACGCTTCATCGCGCTGCTGAGCGTGGTGTTTTTCGGCGGCTTCATCGCTTATCGCTACAGCCTGGAACGCATCGCCCTGCTGTTCGGTTGCGTGATTGGCGCGGCGGCGCTGGTCGGGCTGATTTTTGCCTTGATTCGACCGGACATCGCGTTCATCTCCGGCGGCATACGCGACGGTGCGTTTCGCGGGATCTTCGCGGAAAAGAACGCCGGGGCGCGTCTCAACGCCATCGCGATCCTGTTGCTGCTGCCGATGATTCGTCAGCGCAACCCGTTGGCAATGCTCTATGGCTTGTTCGCGCTGATCGCCATTGGCCTGGCGCAATCGGCGACGGCCATTGCGCTGGTCGTCGCGGGCGCCGTCAGCTACGGCTACTTCCTGCTGCTGATCCGTTTGCGCATCAACCGGTCAATGGCCACCCTGTGCGCCGCGACGATTGTGTTCTTTCTGCTGTGCCTGATGCTTTACGCCAACTATGCGCTACTGCTGGAGCTGGTCGGTCGCGATCCGTCACTCACCGACCGCACGCTGATCTGGGATCTGCTTCAGCCGCTGATCGATGATCGCTTTATCAAGGGCTACGGCTTCGGTGCGTTCTGGGCCAGTGCCGAGGCCGACGCTTTCATCAACCGCTGGGGCTACATCGGCAATGCCCACAGCGGCTACGTGGAAACGTTGCTCAACGGCGGGCTGATTCAACTGGTCGCATTGTTGCTGCTGTTTGCCCAAGCCTTGAGCAAACGGTATCGCGCCCTCACCACCGCCGACCAATCCGCGCGCTATCAAGCCTGCGCGCTGGTGATCATCGGCTTGTTCGTGGTCACCAATTACGTCGCCTACGTCATTCCCAATTATCGCTCGGGCGAGTTTCTGCTGTTTTGCGTGCTGAGCCTGACCTTCCGTCATCACCGCCTCGAACGCACCGCGGTTCGCCGCCCTGGCGTTGAATCGCGCCCGCTGCGCAATGCCTTTCAGGAGCAACGTCCATGCTGA
- a CDS encoding transcriptional regulator GcvA encodes MVARIPSLNGLRAFESAARHMSFTKAAEELNVTQTAISHQIRRLEDELGIRLFLRLKDGLALTTEGHAYLPGIRSAFHELRYSTEMLRESTNNSVLTISTLVSLASKWLLPRLASFQDAFPNIDVRVTASTDLVDFRKGGIDAAIRYGFGDWKGLRADWLMSDEIFPVCSPKLLTGPKALTKPVDLANHTLLQVSGMTSNDWNMWLSAAGQPKKLAEGTRLTFDLAMMAVQAAIDGLGVCIGRSTYVDDDLKAGKLVAPFKLKLKSDLGFYLVTPLEIAESKKVVAFRSWLIDLVQNADIASLPQTAP; translated from the coding sequence ATGGTCGCCAGAATTCCTTCCCTCAATGGATTGAGAGCATTTGAATCGGCTGCTCGCCATATGAGTTTTACCAAAGCAGCTGAAGAGCTGAACGTCACCCAGACCGCGATCAGCCATCAGATCCGCCGGCTGGAAGACGAACTCGGAATCCGCCTGTTTCTGCGCCTCAAGGATGGTCTGGCGTTGACCACAGAGGGGCATGCTTATCTGCCCGGCATCCGCTCGGCCTTCCATGAGCTGCGTTACTCCACGGAAATGCTCCGCGAGTCGACCAACAACAGCGTGTTGACCATCAGCACACTGGTGTCATTGGCCTCCAAATGGCTGCTGCCGCGTTTGGCCTCGTTTCAGGATGCGTTTCCCAATATCGACGTGCGCGTAACCGCATCCACTGACCTGGTGGACTTTCGCAAGGGCGGTATCGACGCCGCGATTCGCTACGGGTTTGGCGACTGGAAGGGGCTGCGCGCGGACTGGCTGATGTCCGATGAGATTTTTCCGGTGTGCAGTCCCAAATTGCTCACCGGCCCCAAAGCCTTGACGAAGCCGGTGGATCTTGCAAACCACACGTTGCTGCAGGTCAGCGGCATGACCAGCAACGACTGGAACATGTGGCTCAGCGCCGCCGGGCAACCGAAAAAACTTGCTGAAGGCACGCGGCTGACCTTCGACCTCGCGATGATGGCCGTGCAGGCCGCCATCGACGGTCTGGGCGTTTGTATCGGTCGCTCGACCTATGTCGATGATGATTTGAAGGCCGGTAAACTGGTGGCGCCGTTCAAGCTCAAGCTGAAATCCGACCTGGGCTTTTATCTGGTGACGCCACTGGAAATTGCCGAGTCGAAGAAGGTTGTTGCGTTCAGAAGCTGGCTGATCGACCTGGTGCAAAACGCTGACATCGCGTCCCTGCCGCAGACCGCGCCATGA
- the galE gene encoding UDP-glucose 4-epimerase GalE: MRKTTLITGGAGYLGSHTALQLIEAGRSVLILDNLSNSCRESIARLEQLSHSRIDFIEGDIRDAALLEEIFSTYDIDAVLHFAGLKAVAQSVRRPMDYYANNVVGTLSLCQAMARAHVFNLVFSSSATVYGEPAATPIVEASGTGKPANPYGRSKLMIEELLSDLARSDSRWSIAVLRYFNPIGAHPSGRIGEAPNGLPNNLLPCLTQVAMGLMPALTVYGNDYPTADGTCVRDYIHVVDLAEGHLKALQVLQAGAGLHIWNLGTGIGYSVLQIISGFEDVTGISIPYRFAERRAGDVAECWADVDKARRELGWSAQRDLTQMLIDSWHWQSNNPRGYSPQPAPLLAVGMK; encoded by the coding sequence ATGCGCAAAACCACGCTGATCACTGGCGGAGCCGGCTACCTCGGTTCTCACACGGCACTGCAACTGATCGAGGCCGGCCGCTCGGTGCTGATTCTGGACAATCTGAGCAATAGCTGCCGGGAATCAATTGCACGGCTGGAACAACTGAGCCATTCGCGCATCGACTTTATCGAGGGCGATATCCGCGACGCAGCGCTGCTCGAGGAAATTTTCAGCACCTACGACATCGACGCGGTGCTGCACTTCGCCGGGCTCAAAGCCGTGGCGCAAAGCGTGCGACGGCCAATGGATTATTACGCCAACAATGTCGTCGGCACCCTCAGTCTGTGCCAGGCGATGGCGCGGGCGCACGTGTTCAACCTGGTGTTCAGTTCATCGGCGACGGTGTACGGCGAGCCGGCGGCGACGCCGATTGTCGAAGCGTCGGGCACCGGCAAACCGGCCAACCCATACGGTCGCTCCAAGTTGATGATCGAAGAGTTGCTGAGTGATCTGGCGCGTTCCGACTCGCGCTGGAGTATCGCCGTACTGCGCTATTTCAACCCCATCGGCGCCCACCCCAGCGGCCGGATCGGCGAAGCGCCCAATGGCCTGCCGAACAATCTGCTGCCATGCCTTACCCAAGTAGCGATGGGTCTGATGCCGGCGCTGACGGTTTACGGTAACGACTACCCGACGGCGGACGGCACCTGCGTGCGCGACTACATTCATGTAGTCGATCTGGCCGAAGGTCATCTCAAGGCATTGCAGGTATTGCAGGCCGGAGCCGGGCTGCACATCTGGAACCTCGGCACTGGTATCGGTTACAGCGTGCTGCAAATCATCAGCGGCTTTGAAGACGTCACCGGCATCAGCATCCCGTACCGTTTCGCCGAACGCCGTGCCGGTGACGTCGCCGAGTGCTGGGCCGATGTCGACAAGGCCCGGCGCGAACTGGGCTGGAGCGCCCAGCGAGATCTGACGCAGATGCTCATCGACAGTTGGCACTGGCAATCGAACAACCCTCGGGGCTATAGCCCGCAACCGGCGCCGCTGCTCGCGGTCGGCATGAAGTAA
- a CDS encoding family 16 glycosylhydrolase, which yields MSRYSWLLLALTLLAASARGELERPTADGLVLWLDADDPAAMTLDARNQLLRWHDKSTHGHHVEVDNPKAVTLPLRVSDALNGRGVVRFSGTAAFLGAAIRTGKGPVTVFVVSRRLPEQAGGKAWQRLFSSRPQLADNDNVAPNFGISVQQTTAYPATLAFLEANDVPIGPFAVARNVVGTSEILRGDVAEVLVYDRPFSSQAERRSVFEYLAKKWAVAIPPQVDAWTRIGPLGPTPTPENADLPLSDQANVGRWQRDTRLSDEFNGTALDPVRWHVNNATGTDSLGRKPALFLPENARVGNGNLNITFRKQTLPEKYVSLGYKDYSSAMVRTEERGLYGYYEARAKPMNSAGSSAFWLAWTGLPDNATEIDIFEIGGKTKNEAFDRLYNMNAHVWATPQSTQHLSAGSSWVAPWRLANTFHVYGFDWQPDTLRWYVDGVLVREARNTNWHFPMQIVFDSEAMWDWFGVVDDADLPSIFRIDYVRVWQRP from the coding sequence ATGAGCCGTTATTCCTGGCTACTGCTTGCATTGACTTTGCTGGCCGCGAGTGCGCGCGGGGAGCTTGAACGACCGACCGCCGACGGCCTGGTGTTGTGGCTGGATGCCGACGATCCGGCCGCTATGACCCTCGACGCGCGGAATCAGCTGCTGCGCTGGCATGACAAGTCGACGCACGGCCACCACGTCGAGGTCGACAATCCCAAGGCCGTAACCTTGCCGCTGCGCGTGAGCGATGCGCTAAACGGCCGCGGCGTCGTTCGGTTCAGTGGCACCGCGGCGTTTTTGGGTGCGGCCATCCGCACCGGTAAAGGCCCGGTCACGGTGTTCGTAGTGTCGCGGCGCTTGCCCGAGCAGGCGGGTGGCAAGGCCTGGCAACGCCTGTTCAGTTCGCGCCCGCAATTGGCCGACAACGATAACGTCGCGCCGAACTTCGGCATCAGCGTGCAACAGACCACGGCGTATCCAGCGACCTTGGCGTTTCTGGAAGCCAATGACGTGCCGATCGGCCCGTTCGCCGTGGCGCGCAATGTGGTGGGCACCTCGGAAATCCTCCGTGGCGATGTCGCCGAGGTCCTGGTGTATGACCGCCCTTTCAGCAGCCAGGCCGAGCGCCGCAGCGTCTTCGAATATCTGGCGAAGAAATGGGCGGTTGCCATCCCGCCACAGGTCGACGCATGGACGCGCATCGGCCCGCTGGGGCCCACGCCGACGCCGGAAAACGCCGACCTGCCGCTTTCAGATCAAGCCAACGTGGGGCGTTGGCAGCGCGATACGCGGTTGTCCGATGAATTCAACGGCACGGCCCTCGACCCGGTGCGTTGGCACGTCAACAACGCGACCGGCACCGATTCGCTGGGCAGAAAACCGGCGCTGTTTCTGCCGGAAAATGCCCGCGTCGGCAATGGCAATCTCAATATCACCTTCCGCAAACAGACCTTGCCGGAAAAATACGTGAGCCTGGGCTACAAGGACTACAGCTCGGCCATGGTGCGCACCGAAGAGCGCGGGCTCTACGGCTATTACGAAGCCCGCGCCAAACCGATGAACTCCGCAGGCTCCAGCGCGTTCTGGCTGGCGTGGACGGGCCTGCCGGACAATGCCACCGAAATCGATATTTTCGAAATTGGCGGCAAGACCAAAAACGAAGCGTTCGACCGTCTCTACAACATGAACGCCCACGTCTGGGCCACACCGCAAAGCACCCAGCACCTGAGCGCTGGCAGTAGCTGGGTGGCCCCGTGGCGCCTGGCGAACACTTTTCACGTCTACGGTTTCGACTGGCAGCCCGACACCCTGCGCTGGTACGTCGACGGCGTGCTGGTCAGGGAGGCGAGGAACACGAACTGGCATTTCCCGATGCAAATCGTCTTCGACAGCGAAGCCATGTGGGACTGGTTCGGCGTTGTCGACGATGCCGACCTGCCGTCCATATTCCGCATCGATTATGTCCGCGTCTGGCAGCGCCCATGA